Proteins encoded by one window of Pseudomonas coleopterorum:
- a CDS encoding PrpF domain-containing protein, with amino-acid sequence MNDLTSTSPGLAPGWRSQRRLGTVEVPVHYMRGGTSTGVVLWEPLLPTDTVLREQLLRQLMGVPAAGSHSGNRQITGLGRGPATSNKVFVMNTERVDGQLRLVSTLAQLASDHAEIDWSVNCGNMSSALLLWALDVGLLQAPVGGLCEVDIRNTNTGVVTTARMQCDEQGHFVKAQIPGVMGDYPAVDLFLQAPVGNKTGALLPTGAVVDHVAGIEVSCVDVAVPMVIVDARSLGKTGHEPVASLAADAAFMATLRTLWTEAGLKMGLRRKDGVPMTCDELARSETIPKICIVGAPRKGGHIAVRYFTPQTGHASMAVSGGCCLAAACLIPGTTAHQVACDIAAPEATFADIHVSIENPAGRLDTTVVAALSDGQLQIRSAAYRRSTQILMRGHAPLYAASSQLQSALLGS; translated from the coding sequence ATGAACGACCTTACCTCCACCAGCCCCGGACTTGCGCCGGGTTGGCGATCCCAGCGCCGACTGGGCACGGTCGAGGTGCCGGTGCATTACATGCGCGGCGGTACCTCCACCGGTGTAGTCCTGTGGGAGCCGTTGCTGCCGACCGATACGGTTCTGCGTGAGCAACTGCTGCGCCAGTTGATGGGGGTGCCTGCGGCAGGCAGCCATTCCGGCAACCGGCAGATCACCGGTCTGGGCCGCGGTCCGGCGACCAGCAACAAGGTGTTCGTGATGAACACCGAACGCGTGGACGGCCAGCTGCGTCTGGTCAGCACCCTCGCGCAACTGGCCAGTGACCATGCCGAGATCGACTGGAGCGTGAATTGCGGCAACATGTCCAGCGCGCTGCTGCTGTGGGCGCTGGATGTCGGACTGCTCCAGGCCCCGGTCGGCGGCTTGTGCGAAGTCGATATCCGCAACACCAACACAGGCGTGGTCACGACGGCGCGCATGCAGTGCGACGAGCAGGGGCATTTCGTCAAGGCGCAGATTCCTGGCGTGATGGGTGACTACCCCGCCGTGGACCTGTTTCTCCAGGCGCCGGTCGGCAACAAGACCGGTGCCTTGCTGCCGACCGGCGCGGTCGTCGACCACGTGGCTGGCATCGAGGTCTCCTGCGTCGATGTGGCGGTGCCGATGGTCATCGTCGATGCGCGCAGCCTGGGCAAGACCGGGCACGAACCCGTCGCATCGCTCGCGGCGGATGCAGCCTTCATGGCCACCTTGCGCACACTGTGGACCGAGGCCGGATTGAAAATGGGGCTGCGCCGCAAGGACGGTGTGCCCATGACCTGCGACGAGCTGGCGCGCAGCGAAACCATCCCCAAGATCTGCATCGTCGGCGCGCCGCGCAAGGGCGGTCATATCGCCGTACGCTACTTCACCCCGCAGACCGGTCATGCCTCCATGGCGGTGTCCGGCGGCTGCTGCCTGGCAGCAGCGTGTCTGATCCCGGGCACTACCGCCCACCAGGTGGCCTGTGACATCGCCGCTCCTGAAGCGACATTTGCGGACATTCACGTCAGCATCGAAAACCCCGCCGGGCGCCTGGACACCACGGTGGTCGCGGCGCTTTCCGATGGGCAACTGCAGATCCGCAGTGCGGCCTACCGCCGCAGTACGCAGATTCTGATGCGTGGTCATGCGCCCCTCTATGCTGCTTCCAGCCAATTGCAGAGCGCACTGCTCGGTTCCTGA
- a CDS encoding TRAP transporter small permease produces the protein MQSLRQVWERFEEGMIAFLLAAMTLVTFVYVALNNLYTMFYTLSDKWAWSSDLFAGIGDHLMGYAQEMTWSIALTKALFGWLIFFGIAYGVRTAGHLGVDVLVKKTSKPAQRILAMIACGCCLVYAGLFLVASIKWVSAVLVAGIGAEDLDRYGIQVGHIALIVPIGFALVIARYLEIMYRIYTHRQTGLGLADEAAEASKLANPGEEHR, from the coding sequence ATGCAATCGCTCAGGCAGGTCTGGGAGCGCTTCGAGGAAGGCATGATCGCCTTCCTGCTGGCTGCCATGACACTGGTGACGTTCGTCTACGTCGCCCTCAACAACCTCTACACGATGTTCTACACCCTCAGCGACAAATGGGCGTGGAGCAGCGACCTGTTCGCCGGCATCGGTGACCACCTGATGGGCTACGCCCAGGAAATGACCTGGAGCATCGCCTTGACCAAGGCGCTGTTCGGCTGGCTGATCTTTTTCGGTATCGCCTACGGCGTGCGCACCGCCGGCCACCTCGGGGTCGACGTGCTGGTGAAGAAAACCAGCAAGCCGGCACAGCGGATTCTGGCGATGATCGCGTGCGGCTGCTGCCTGGTGTATGCCGGGCTGTTCCTGGTCGCCAGCATCAAGTGGGTGTCGGCGGTGCTGGTTGCCGGCATCGGCGCCGAAGACCTGGATCGCTACGGTATTCAGGTCGGCCATATCGCCCTCATCGTGCCGATCGGCTTCGCCCTGGTCATCGCGCGCTACCTTGAGATCATGTATCGCATCTACACCCATCGGCAGACCGGACTGGGCCTGGCCGACGAAGCTGCGGAAGCCAGCAAGCTGGCCAACCCGGGCGAGGAGCACCGCTGA
- the dctM gene encoding C4-dicarboxylate TRAP transporter large permease protein DctM, producing the protein MTVICLFLLLFVFMFLGVPIAISLGLSGAVSILLFSQDSLSSLAIKLFETSDSYTFLAIPFFLLSGAFMTTGGVAQRLIDFANACVGHIRGGLAIAAVLACMLFAALSGSSPATVAAVGSIAVAGMVRSGYPREFGAGIICNAGTLGILIPPSIVMVVYSAATETSVGKLFMAGVIPGILLGVILMVVIYIVARIKKLPAQPRATFREWLTTARRAFWGLLLLVIILGGIYSGMFTPTEAAAVAAVYSAFIALFVYKDMRLAECPKVLLESGRLTIMLLFIIANAMLFAHVLTTEQIPQQITNWVLSEGLTPLGFLIMVNIVLLVAGSFMEPSAIILILAPIFFPIAMELGIDPIHLGIVMVVNMEIGLVHPPVGLNLFVTSAVTGLTLGQTIRAALPWLSILLMFLLLVTYVPFLSLALPNWLGMP; encoded by the coding sequence ATGACCGTTATCTGTCTGTTCCTGCTGCTGTTCGTTTTCATGTTCCTGGGCGTGCCCATCGCCATTTCATTGGGGTTGTCCGGAGCGGTATCGATCCTGCTGTTCAGTCAGGATTCGTTGAGTTCGCTGGCGATCAAGTTGTTCGAAACCTCGGACAGCTATACCTTTCTGGCGATACCGTTTTTCCTGTTGTCCGGCGCCTTCATGACCACCGGCGGCGTCGCGCAACGGCTGATCGACTTCGCCAACGCCTGCGTCGGTCACATTCGCGGTGGCCTGGCGATTGCCGCCGTGCTGGCGTGCATGCTGTTCGCCGCCCTCTCCGGCTCCTCGCCAGCCACCGTCGCAGCAGTCGGCTCGATTGCCGTGGCCGGCATGGTGCGCTCCGGCTACCCCCGAGAGTTCGGTGCCGGCATCATCTGCAACGCCGGCACCCTGGGCATTCTCATCCCGCCCTCGATCGTGATGGTGGTGTACTCGGCAGCCACCGAAACCTCGGTGGGCAAGCTGTTCATGGCCGGCGTCATTCCAGGCATCCTGCTGGGCGTGATCCTGATGGTGGTGATCTACATCGTCGCCCGGATCAAGAAACTCCCAGCCCAGCCACGCGCTACCTTCCGTGAATGGCTGACCACTGCGCGTCGGGCCTTCTGGGGTCTGCTGTTGCTGGTGATCATCCTGGGCGGCATCTACAGCGGCATGTTCACCCCCACCGAAGCGGCCGCCGTGGCGGCGGTCTATTCGGCGTTCATCGCCCTGTTCGTGTACAAGGACATGCGCCTGGCCGAATGTCCGAAAGTGCTGCTCGAATCCGGCCGCCTGACCATCATGCTGCTGTTCATCATTGCCAACGCCATGCTGTTTGCCCACGTTCTGACCACCGAACAGATTCCTCAGCAGATCACCAACTGGGTGCTGTCGGAAGGCCTCACGCCGCTGGGCTTCCTGATCATGGTCAACATCGTCCTGCTGGTGGCCGGCAGCTTCATGGAGCCCTCGGCGATCATCCTGATCCTGGCGCCGATCTTCTTTCCGATCGCGATGGAACTGGGGATCGACCCCATACATCTGGGCATCGTCATGGTGGTCAACATGGAAATCGGTCTGGTGCACCCGCCAGTGGGCCTGAACCTGTTCGTTACCTCTGCGGTCACCGGCCTGACCTTGGGTCAGACCATCCGCGCGGCCCTGCCGTGGCTGTCGATCCTGCTGATGTTTCTGCTGCTGGTCACCTACGTGCCGTTTCTTTCCCTGGCTTTGCCCAACTGGCTGGGCATGCCGTAA